Proteins co-encoded in one Haloarcula sp. DT43 genomic window:
- the mvaD gene encoding phosphomevalonate decarboxylase MvaD — MKATAKAHPIQGLVKYHGMRDEELRLPYHDSISVCTAPSHSKTTAAFDPDREEDVYVIDGETVTGRGAERIDAVVDHVRDLAGIDHGVRFESANNFPTNIGFGSSSSGFAAAAMALVEAAGLDMTRPEISTVARRGSSSAARAVTGAFSHLRTGMNDKDCRSERIETDLEDDLRIVAGMVPSYKETEEAHKEAAESHMFESRMAHIHGQISDMRDALYDGDFHRTFELAEKDSLSLAAATMTGPAGWVYWQPRTIEIFNAVRELRNSEDVPVYFSVDTGASVYINTTEAYVDRVEETVADCGVDTRVWDVGGPAQVLDEDAALF; from the coding sequence ATGAAAGCGACCGCGAAGGCACATCCGATTCAGGGGCTGGTGAAGTACCACGGGATGCGCGACGAGGAACTGCGGCTGCCGTACCACGACAGCATCTCCGTCTGTACCGCGCCGAGCCACTCGAAGACGACCGCGGCCTTCGACCCCGACCGCGAGGAGGACGTGTACGTCATCGACGGCGAGACGGTCACCGGCCGCGGGGCCGAGCGCATCGACGCCGTCGTCGACCACGTCCGGGACCTCGCCGGCATCGACCACGGCGTGCGCTTCGAGTCGGCGAACAACTTCCCGACGAACATCGGCTTTGGCTCCTCGTCGTCGGGCTTCGCCGCGGCGGCGATGGCGCTGGTCGAGGCCGCCGGGCTGGACATGACCCGCCCCGAAATATCGACGGTCGCCCGCCGCGGCTCCTCGTCGGCCGCCCGAGCGGTGACCGGCGCGTTCTCCCACCTCAGGACCGGGATGAACGACAAAGACTGCCGGAGCGAGCGCATCGAGACCGACCTCGAAGACGACCTGCGAATCGTCGCCGGGATGGTCCCCTCCTACAAGGAGACCGAGGAGGCCCACAAGGAGGCCGCCGAGAGCCACATGTTCGAGTCGCGGATGGCCCACATCCACGGTCAGATTTCGGATATGCGAGACGCACTGTACGACGGTGACTTCCACCGGACGTTCGAACTCGCCGAGAAAGACTCGCTGTCGCTGGCCGCGGCGACGATGACCGGCCCCGCCGGCTGGGTGTACTGGCAGCCCCGCACCATCGAGATTTTCAACGCCGTCCGGGAGCTTCGAAACAGCGAGGACGTGCCGGTGTACTTCTCCGTCGACACCGGCGCGAGCGTCTACATCAACACCACCGAGGCGTACGTCGACCGCGTCGAGGAGACGGTCGCGGACTGCGGCGTCGACACCCGCGTCTGGGACGTCGGCGGCCCCGCACAGGTACTCGACGAGGACGCGGCGCTGTTCTGA
- a CDS encoding DUF7511 domain-containing protein has protein sequence MSLDPDGSGSATDERPGAPQELSMTVVEYTGEPDRCTVSPRGLSGVAKLSTWITVDRAVVVDLDAMR, from the coding sequence ATGAGCCTCGACCCGGACGGTAGCGGGAGCGCGACGGACGAGCGGCCGGGGGCCCCACAGGAGCTGTCGATGACCGTCGTGGAGTACACCGGGGAACCGGACCGCTGTACCGTCTCGCCGCGGGGGCTCTCCGGCGTCGCCAAGCTATCGACCTGGATTACCGTGGACAGGGCGGTCGTCGTCGACCTGGACGCGATGCGGTGA
- a CDS encoding cob(I)yrinic acid a,c-diamide adenosyltransferase, producing MTIYTGRGDQGQTDLRNMERVSKDSRRIEAYGTVDEVNALVGVVRPTGHDDIDEKLRVVQNHLHIVQADFANPSPDEDDPRIQESHVETLEDLIDEADAELDPLESFILPSGSEPGAKLHHARAVCRRAERRCVSFAAEEAGVNETAIIYLNRLSDALFTLARLVNKREGVREENPEY from the coding sequence ATGACTATCTACACCGGCCGCGGCGACCAGGGCCAGACGGACCTCCGGAACATGGAGCGGGTCTCGAAGGACAGCCGCCGCATCGAGGCGTACGGCACCGTCGACGAGGTGAACGCGCTGGTCGGCGTCGTCAGGCCGACCGGCCACGACGACATCGACGAGAAGCTCCGCGTCGTCCAGAACCACCTCCACATCGTCCAGGCCGACTTCGCGAACCCCAGCCCCGACGAGGACGACCCGCGGATACAGGAGTCCCACGTCGAGACGCTAGAGGACCTCATCGACGAGGCCGACGCGGAACTGGACCCGCTGGAGTCGTTCATCCTCCCCTCGGGGTCGGAGCCGGGGGCGAAGCTCCACCACGCCCGCGCGGTCTGTCGGCGCGCCGAGCGCCGCTGTGTCTCCTTCGCCGCCGAGGAGGCCGGCGTCAACGAGACGGCCATCATCTACCTGAACCGCCTCTCGGACGCGCTGTTTACCCTCGCCCGCCTCGTCAACAAGCGCGAGGGTGTCCGCGAGGAGAACCCCGAGTACTGA
- a CDS encoding PAS domain S-box protein translates to MSDTPNLLYVGPADEDADTATPDASATVTTVTGALSELADRPYDIVVCEQTLPGDESGLDVLAAIRADYPGLPVVLTTAEPDGAVAAQATRHDVTEYVPRSEVSLSDRVRDIAGREPMDTDEGAAGDGRARLPPTLAAPFDAIAGSISDAVVTIDDESEIVYANDGAAELTGYDRGALVGADFAELIPEHLRSAHREGIDRYRRTGDRNVDWDSLELPLVTAAGDQLTVAVSFGDFERDGQWFCTGVLRDISGRKERERALEETNRRLDLALDATDTGVYEWNLGTDEMVWDDATAALFGTTPDAFEGTVSAFYEYVHPDDRQSLEAAFERVTDGDERFDAEFRAAVDGETRWLRTRGIVEDRDAQPPRLVAIVTDITERKERERTLRANNDSLQELTQLATADGLSETATVERAIGIGLDRLGMSFGYLSRIDDGVHEVRTVVGRSPVEPGRQTALEDTYCKRVLETGDLYAITDAAAADGHVAEVYHDCGIACYAGGLITVDSEPYGTLCFADRQARAESFSENEEAFLKLLVEWVNHELQRRHREDELERYENIIEAVDDGVYALDSEGYFEFVNQAMTDLTGYAEDELLGSYTGSIKDDAVVERAESIVQAMIFGDRDDEESFELEIQQASGNSFPAQDHMTLRYDDDGRFAGTAGVIRDITEQKRRDEALSGLLDTTRSLMQAQTPQEVAETVIAATEVDLGFDHALVRLYDEETDTLRPVAASDEVPERPVYDADEGFPGDAFERDEPMVVDEFERVDNYESNVLTAAMYLPLGEYGVVSIGAEAGHEFTDSDVSIGEILASNAVAAFDRVERERSLLRYESVVENVRDMMYVLDNEGRVQLVTEPLAEWLGYERDALLGQHPSTVLEQGAIDEFDRRISDLCRQGGTGAVQFETTLETATGERRPAEIEVSLLDADQFRGTVGVVRDLTELKQARAELEDERDRFSYLFNTLPDAVIETETVGDESVVRSVNPAFSDVFGYGQDGAVDSPLSDLLRPPDTTGDTLPRFDETQTNGDAFQTELRLMTETGFRDFLFRGVPYSRDGDSVRGFGIYTDITDQRERERRLKLLNRVLRHNLRNDLTVVLGMADALAERIDDAERRSILRRLQRKAEEMAALGERAREMERSVRRDQFGQDPVDVPAAVSDIVSTYRDEYAGRIETDLPEQSVSAGDGRLHRVLGELVENSLEHGGDEPSVRVDVQAGQQLIAITVADDGPGIPQHELDVVTGDEPITQLRHGTGLGLWLVVWVTETYGGTVEFDSGPDGGTVVTLELPRMDA, encoded by the coding sequence ATGTCGGATACGCCGAACTTGTTGTACGTCGGTCCTGCCGACGAGGACGCGGACACAGCCACACCGGACGCGTCGGCCACAGTCACGACAGTGACGGGCGCGCTGTCGGAACTGGCCGACCGGCCCTACGACATCGTCGTCTGTGAACAGACCCTGCCGGGGGACGAGTCCGGCCTGGACGTGCTGGCGGCGATACGCGCCGACTATCCGGGGCTTCCGGTCGTCCTCACGACGGCCGAACCGGACGGCGCGGTCGCCGCCCAGGCGACGCGTCACGACGTGACCGAGTACGTGCCCCGCAGCGAAGTGTCGCTGTCGGACCGAGTACGCGACATCGCGGGGCGCGAACCGATGGATACCGACGAGGGTGCCGCCGGCGACGGCCGGGCGAGACTCCCGCCGACGCTCGCGGCTCCGTTCGACGCCATCGCCGGCAGCATCTCCGACGCCGTCGTCACAATCGACGACGAGAGCGAGATAGTGTACGCGAACGACGGGGCCGCCGAACTGACGGGCTACGACCGCGGGGCGCTGGTCGGAGCCGACTTCGCGGAACTGATTCCCGAGCACCTGCGAAGCGCCCACCGCGAGGGCATCGACCGCTACCGCCGGACCGGCGACCGGAACGTCGACTGGGACTCCCTCGAACTGCCGCTCGTGACCGCCGCCGGGGACCAGCTGACCGTCGCGGTGTCGTTCGGCGACTTCGAGCGAGACGGGCAGTGGTTCTGTACGGGCGTTCTCAGGGACATCTCCGGCCGGAAGGAGCGCGAGCGCGCCCTCGAAGAGACGAACCGGCGGCTCGACCTGGCGCTCGACGCGACCGACACCGGCGTCTACGAATGGAACCTGGGAACCGACGAGATGGTCTGGGACGACGCGACCGCGGCCCTCTTCGGGACGACGCCGGACGCCTTCGAGGGCACCGTCTCGGCGTTCTACGAGTACGTTCACCCCGACGACCGCCAGTCGCTCGAAGCGGCCTTCGAGCGGGTCACCGACGGCGACGAGCGGTTCGACGCCGAGTTCCGGGCCGCCGTCGACGGGGAGACGCGGTGGCTCCGGACCCGTGGCATCGTCGAGGACCGCGACGCCCAGCCCCCGCGTCTGGTCGCCATCGTCACAGACATCACGGAGCGCAAGGAGCGAGAGCGGACGCTGCGTGCCAACAACGACTCGCTCCAGGAACTGACACAGCTGGCCACCGCGGACGGACTCAGCGAGACTGCGACCGTCGAGCGGGCCATCGGAATCGGGCTGGACCGGCTCGGGATGTCGTTTGGCTACCTGAGCCGTATCGACGATGGGGTCCACGAAGTCCGGACGGTCGTCGGCCGCTCCCCCGTCGAGCCCGGCAGGCAGACGGCGCTTGAAGACACCTACTGCAAGCGGGTGCTCGAAACCGGCGACCTCTACGCGATTACCGACGCCGCCGCGGCGGACGGGCACGTGGCGGAGGTGTACCACGACTGCGGTATCGCGTGTTACGCCGGCGGCCTCATCACGGTCGACAGCGAACCGTACGGCACGCTCTGTTTCGCCGACCGACAGGCCCGCGCGGAGTCGTTCTCGGAGAACGAGGAGGCGTTCCTGAAACTGCTGGTGGAGTGGGTCAACCACGAACTCCAGCGCCGCCACCGCGAGGACGAACTCGAACGGTACGAGAACATCATCGAAGCGGTCGACGACGGCGTGTACGCGCTCGATTCCGAGGGCTATTTCGAGTTCGTCAACCAGGCGATGACCGACCTCACGGGCTACGCCGAGGACGAACTGCTTGGCTCGTACACCGGCTCCATCAAGGACGACGCCGTCGTCGAGCGCGCCGAGTCCATCGTCCAGGCGATGATATTCGGGGACCGCGACGACGAGGAGTCGTTCGAACTCGAGATACAGCAGGCCTCGGGGAACTCGTTCCCCGCTCAGGACCACATGACGCTGCGGTACGACGACGACGGGCGGTTCGCCGGCACCGCGGGCGTCATCCGGGACATCACGGAGCAGAAACGCCGCGACGAGGCGCTGTCGGGGCTGCTGGACACGACCCGGTCGCTCATGCAGGCCCAGACGCCACAGGAGGTCGCCGAGACCGTCATCGCGGCGACCGAGGTGGACCTCGGGTTCGACCACGCGCTCGTCAGGCTCTACGACGAGGAGACGGACACGCTCCGGCCGGTCGCCGCCAGCGACGAGGTGCCCGAACGGCCGGTGTACGACGCCGACGAGGGGTTCCCCGGCGACGCGTTCGAGCGCGACGAACCGATGGTCGTCGACGAGTTCGAGCGGGTAGACAACTACGAGTCGAACGTGCTGACCGCGGCGATGTACCTCCCGCTCGGCGAGTACGGCGTCGTGAGCATCGGCGCAGAGGCCGGCCACGAGTTCACCGACTCGGACGTCTCCATCGGGGAGATTCTCGCGTCCAACGCGGTCGCGGCGTTCGACCGCGTCGAGCGAGAACGGAGCCTGTTGCGGTACGAGTCGGTGGTCGAGAACGTCCGTGACATGATGTACGTCCTCGACAACGAGGGCCGGGTCCAGCTGGTCACCGAACCGCTCGCGGAGTGGCTCGGCTACGAGCGGGACGCGCTCCTGGGCCAGCATCCGAGTACCGTCCTCGAACAGGGTGCCATCGACGAGTTCGACCGCCGCATCTCCGACCTCTGCCGGCAGGGCGGGACCGGCGCGGTCCAGTTCGAAACGACGCTGGAGACGGCCACAGGCGAGCGGCGACCGGCCGAAATCGAGGTGTCGCTGCTCGACGCCGACCAGTTCCGCGGCACCGTCGGCGTCGTCCGAGACCTGACCGAACTCAAGCAGGCCCGGGCCGAGCTAGAGGACGAGCGCGACCGCTTCTCGTACCTGTTCAACACGCTCCCCGACGCCGTCATCGAGACGGAGACGGTCGGGGACGAGTCCGTCGTCAGGTCGGTCAACCCCGCTTTCTCCGACGTGTTCGGGTACGGCCAGGACGGGGCCGTCGACAGCCCGCTGTCCGACCTCCTCCGGCCGCCGGACACCACGGGCGACACGCTCCCCCGGTTCGACGAGACGCAGACGAACGGCGACGCATTCCAGACCGAACTCCGGCTGATGACCGAGACCGGGTTCCGCGACTTCCTCTTCCGGGGCGTCCCCTACAGCCGGGACGGCGACAGCGTCCGTGGGTTCGGTATCTACACCGACATCACGGACCAGCGGGAGCGCGAACGCCGGCTGAAACTGCTCAACCGCGTCCTCCGGCACAACCTCCGGAACGACCTGACCGTCGTCCTCGGGATGGCCGACGCCCTGGCGGAGCGCATCGACGACGCCGAGCGTCGGTCCATCCTCCGCAGGCTCCAGCGGAAGGCCGAGGAGATGGCGGCTCTCGGCGAGCGCGCACGCGAGATGGAGCGGTCCGTCCGCCGCGACCAGTTCGGGCAGGACCCGGTCGACGTGCCGGCCGCCGTCTCCGACATCGTCTCCACCTACCGGGACGAGTACGCCGGCCGGATAGAGACGGACCTCCCGGAGCAGTCAGTCAGCGCGGGCGACGGGCGGCTCCACCGGGTTCTGGGCGAACTCGTCGAGAACAGCCTCGAACACGGCGGCGACGAGCCCTCGGTTCGTGTCGACGTGCAGGCGGGCCAGCAACTCATCGCGATCACGGTCGCGGACGACGGGCCGGGGATTCCACAGCACGAACTCGACGTCGTGACCGGCGACGAACCGATAACGCAGCTCCGTCACGGGACCGGGCTCGGGCTGTGGCTCGTCGTCTGGGTGACAGAGACCTACGGCGGGACAGTCGAGTTCGACAGCGGCCCGGACGGCGGGACGGTCGTCACGCTGGAACTGCCGCGGATGGACGCCTAG
- a CDS encoding response regulator, with amino-acid sequence MSIEVLLVDEDEDVLEIVGAFLGQEDGFEITTETDPETALDLATADDFDAVVSDYKMPRLDGMELCRALRDDGVGIPFLLFTAREYDDVADTAAEHGVTAVVQKGTGTEQYSVLADRIREAI; translated from the coding sequence ATGAGTATCGAGGTCCTACTGGTAGACGAAGACGAGGACGTCCTGGAGATAGTGGGTGCGTTTCTGGGACAGGAGGACGGGTTCGAGATAACGACCGAAACCGACCCCGAGACGGCACTGGACCTGGCAACGGCGGACGATTTCGACGCGGTCGTCAGCGACTACAAGATGCCCCGGCTGGACGGGATGGAGCTGTGTCGGGCGCTCCGGGACGACGGCGTCGGCATCCCGTTCCTGCTGTTTACGGCCCGCGAGTACGACGACGTCGCGGACACCGCCGCGGAACACGGCGTCACTGCCGTGGTCCAGAAGGGGACGGGCACGGAGCAGTACAGCGTCCTCGCCGACCGCATCCGCGAGGCAATCTAG
- the gcvPB gene encoding aminomethyl-transferring glycine dehydrogenase subunit GcvPB: MNYDQARWTDDGDDRYEPLLSEKASETVEVEDSTLPEDLTRDSLTLPGPAEPELARHYTRLSQMNYGVESGPFPLGSCTMKYNPSFTEDVAARPDAAVHPDRPDRTVQGTLALCHRLQDYLGRIGGMDAVTLQPPAGAAGEFTGIRIAKAYHEENGDERREVVIPDSAHGTNFATAAMAGYDVVELPSDDDGRVDVEALAAAVGDDTAALMLTNPNTLGLFERDIETIADIVHDAGGLLYYDGANLNALLGRARPGDMGFDVMHYNVHKTFATPHGGGGPGAGPVGVREGLAQFLPAPHVRERDGNYEYYEPEASIGKVHGFYGNWPVLVKAFAYIARLGDAGLRDASAKAVLNANYLAEQIAYDVPFGPFHHEFVASAGDQDAADAAKRMLDYGVHPPTTKWPEIVDEALMTEPTEAETKRSLDQLAAAFDAVAGDSDAELADAPSRPAAKRIDQVSAARTPRLSWQALDDA; the protein is encoded by the coding sequence ATGAACTACGACCAGGCGCGCTGGACCGACGACGGCGACGACCGCTACGAGCCCCTGCTTTCGGAGAAGGCCAGCGAGACCGTCGAGGTCGAGGACTCGACGCTACCCGAGGACCTGACGCGGGACTCGCTGACGCTCCCGGGGCCGGCCGAGCCGGAACTGGCCCGCCACTACACGCGCCTCTCGCAGATGAACTACGGCGTCGAGAGCGGGCCGTTCCCGCTTGGCTCCTGTACGATGAAGTACAACCCCTCGTTCACCGAGGACGTCGCCGCACGGCCCGACGCCGCGGTCCACCCGGACCGCCCCGACAGGACGGTCCAGGGGACGCTCGCGCTGTGTCACCGCCTGCAGGACTACCTCGGCCGCATCGGCGGGATGGACGCCGTCACCCTCCAGCCCCCGGCCGGCGCGGCCGGCGAGTTCACCGGCATCCGGATAGCGAAGGCCTACCACGAGGAAAACGGCGACGAGCGCCGTGAGGTCGTCATCCCGGACTCGGCCCACGGCACGAACTTCGCGACGGCGGCGATGGCCGGCTACGACGTGGTCGAACTCCCGAGCGACGACGACGGCCGCGTCGACGTCGAAGCGCTGGCGGCCGCAGTCGGCGACGACACCGCCGCGCTGATGCTCACGAACCCCAACACGCTCGGGCTGTTCGAGCGCGACATCGAGACCATCGCGGACATCGTCCACGACGCCGGCGGCCTGCTGTACTACGACGGCGCGAACCTCAACGCCCTGCTCGGGCGCGCTCGCCCCGGCGACATGGGCTTCGACGTGATGCACTACAACGTCCACAAGACGTTCGCGACGCCCCACGGCGGGGGCGGCCCCGGAGCCGGTCCCGTCGGCGTCCGCGAGGGACTGGCTCAGTTCCTGCCGGCCCCCCACGTCAGGGAACGCGACGGCAACTACGAGTACTACGAACCGGAGGCGTCGATTGGCAAGGTCCACGGCTTCTACGGCAACTGGCCGGTGCTGGTCAAGGCCTTCGCCTACATCGCCCGGCTCGGCGACGCGGGGCTCCGGGACGCCAGCGCGAAGGCCGTGCTGAACGCGAACTACCTCGCCGAGCAGATAGCGTACGACGTGCCCTTCGGCCCGTTCCACCACGAGTTCGTCGCCAGCGCGGGCGACCAGGACGCGGCCGACGCCGCCAAGCGGATGCTCGACTACGGCGTCCACCCGCCGACGACGAAGTGGCCCGAAATCGTCGACGAGGCGCTGATGACTGAGCCGACCGAGGCGGAGACCAAGCGGTCGCTCGACCAGCTCGCGGCCGCGTTCGACGCCGTGGCCGGCGACTCCGACGCCGAACTGGCCGACGCGCCCTCGCGCCCGGCGGCGAAGCGCATCGACCAGGTCAGCGCCGCCAGGACCCCGCGGCTCTCCTGGCAGGCCCTCGACGACGCGTAG
- the gcvPA gene encoding aminomethyl-transferring glycine dehydrogenase subunit GcvPA yields the protein MSDSDSHATGSPYAPQTAAETAAMLDAVGADDLDALFDVPESVAFDGEFGIDARSERATRREVAALLGRNADLTEFLGRGHYDHYVPSIVDDLAGRSEFLTSYTQYQPEVAQGFLQALFEFQSMLVELTGLGVANCSMYDDATALGEAATLAQRVRSVSGDRVLIPEHLREGKRAVLANYADGPGLAVESYPMDDGAVDVDALSDRIDDDTAMVYAESPTVRGVIEERLGAVGDLTDDHDALFCLGSDPVALSLLERPVDVGADVVVGDAASLGTGTAYGFGLGMFVTREEYLRQVPGRLVGASEDAADRRAYTLTLQTREQHIRKERATSNICTNQAWVALRTAMHAAWLGPDGLVDLANECVTRPRDLADRLNDIVGVQAPVHGRHHFREFVARTDQPASAIVADLADEGYAVHAVGEHLIQVCATETTAEAEDGLVAALSEVAK from the coding sequence ATGAGCGATAGTGACTCACACGCGACAGGCAGTCCGTACGCACCGCAGACGGCCGCAGAGACCGCCGCGATGCTCGACGCAGTCGGGGCCGACGACCTCGACGCGCTGTTCGACGTTCCCGAGTCCGTCGCCTTCGACGGCGAGTTCGGCATCGACGCCCGGAGCGAGCGGGCGACGCGCCGGGAGGTCGCGGCCCTGCTGGGCCGTAACGCCGACCTCACCGAGTTTCTCGGCCGCGGGCACTACGACCACTACGTCCCGAGCATCGTCGACGACCTCGCCGGCCGCTCCGAGTTCCTGACCTCCTACACGCAGTACCAGCCGGAGGTCGCGCAGGGTTTCCTCCAGGCACTCTTCGAGTTCCAGTCGATGCTGGTCGAACTCACGGGGCTGGGCGTCGCCAACTGCTCGATGTACGACGACGCGACGGCGCTCGGCGAGGCGGCGACGCTCGCCCAGCGAGTCCGGTCGGTGTCGGGCGACCGGGTTCTGATCCCCGAGCACCTCCGCGAGGGCAAGCGCGCAGTGCTCGCGAACTACGCCGACGGGCCGGGCCTCGCCGTCGAGTCCTATCCGATGGACGACGGCGCGGTCGACGTGGATGCGCTGTCCGACCGGATAGACGACGACACCGCGATGGTGTACGCCGAGTCGCCGACGGTCCGGGGGGTCATCGAGGAGCGCCTCGGCGCTGTCGGCGACCTCACCGACGACCACGACGCGCTGTTCTGCCTCGGGTCGGACCCCGTGGCGCTGTCCCTGCTGGAGCGCCCGGTCGACGTGGGCGCGGACGTGGTCGTGGGCGACGCGGCCTCGCTCGGCACCGGCACGGCCTACGGCTTCGGCCTCGGGATGTTCGTCACGCGCGAGGAGTACCTGCGGCAGGTCCCCGGGCGGCTGGTCGGGGCCAGCGAGGACGCCGCGGACCGCCGGGCGTACACGCTGACGCTCCAGACACGCGAACAGCACATCCGCAAGGAGCGGGCCACCTCGAACATCTGCACGAACCAGGCGTGGGTCGCGCTCCGGACCGCGATGCACGCCGCGTGGCTCGGCCCCGACGGACTGGTCGACCTCGCGAACGAGTGCGTGACTCGCCCCCGGGACCTCGCCGACCGTCTCAACGACATCGTCGGGGTGCAGGCACCGGTCCACGGCCGCCACCACTTCCGGGAGTTCGTCGCCCGCACCGACCAGCCGGCCAGCGCCATCGTGGCCGACCTCGCCGACGAGGGCTACGCCGTCCACGCGGTCGGCGAGCACCTGATTCAGGTGTGCGCCACGGAGACCACGGCCGAGGCCGAGGACGGCCTCGTCGCGGCGCTGTCGGAGGTGGCGAAATGA
- a CDS encoding DUF7838 family putative zinc beta-ribbon protein — translation MGLELEHYCPECEEYRDFWKVASTTMHLGTKVKWHCPECEYGFVRIDGEVDTGQAA, via the coding sequence ATGGGCCTCGAACTCGAACACTACTGTCCCGAATGCGAAGAGTACCGCGACTTCTGGAAGGTCGCGAGCACGACGATGCACCTGGGGACCAAGGTCAAGTGGCACTGCCCGGAGTGTGAGTACGGGTTCGTCCGCATCGACGGCGAAGTCGACACCGGACAGGCGGCATAG
- a CDS encoding PAS domain S-box protein has translation MDDGVELLVGELFQSLTEAGHTETRQALLEAYQDSAVREREALSRTLLSEFLTLLDARLDRDAEVEILADSVGSLVERFSAIVQSVPAAVVVIDADGSIQFWNDGAERLFGWTEGQVTGRAYADTLGESPAELDELLGSLVDGESLTGVEACHRHANGSSFDVQLWGAPLNGDGTDGASLVVNDITEQKQREQRITVLNRLFRHNIRNDVTVVRGHLDLLAEECDSEHVEVIADRIEDIRGLSEAAHQIEQLQHGDGSERTTFDLDALLRDRTGRLRAEQAAVDLRRNVRVEGRVVGHELLPYALDNAVEHNDAATPRVEVTAEPEAGTDRVTLTVADNGPGLPETQEASWRPGRRRRSLTARGRACGSPSG, from the coding sequence ATGGACGACGGTGTCGAGTTACTCGTTGGCGAGTTGTTCCAGTCGCTGACCGAAGCGGGTCACACGGAGACGCGACAGGCGCTGCTGGAGGCGTACCAGGACAGCGCGGTCCGCGAGCGTGAGGCCCTCTCCCGGACACTGCTGTCCGAGTTTCTGACGCTGCTGGACGCCCGGCTCGACCGCGACGCGGAGGTCGAAATCCTGGCGGACTCGGTCGGGTCGCTGGTCGAACGGTTCTCGGCCATCGTCCAGTCGGTCCCCGCGGCGGTGGTGGTGATCGACGCCGACGGGTCGATTCAGTTCTGGAACGACGGCGCGGAGCGGCTGTTCGGGTGGACGGAAGGACAGGTGACCGGCCGGGCCTACGCCGACACGCTGGGGGAATCCCCCGCCGAACTCGACGAGCTACTCGGGTCGCTCGTCGACGGCGAGTCCCTGACCGGTGTCGAGGCCTGCCACCGACACGCCAACGGGTCGTCGTTCGACGTGCAGTTGTGGGGCGCGCCGCTCAACGGCGACGGCACGGACGGCGCGTCGCTGGTCGTCAACGACATCACGGAACAGAAGCAGCGGGAACAGCGGATCACCGTCCTCAACCGGCTGTTTCGCCACAACATCCGCAACGACGTGACCGTCGTCCGCGGCCACCTGGACCTGCTCGCCGAGGAGTGCGACAGCGAGCACGTCGAGGTCATCGCCGACCGCATCGAGGACATCCGGGGGCTGAGCGAGGCCGCACACCAGATAGAGCAACTGCAACACGGCGACGGGTCCGAGCGGACGACGTTCGACCTCGACGCCCTGCTCCGTGACCGGACCGGGCGTCTGCGGGCCGAGCAGGCGGCCGTGGACCTCCGCCGGAACGTCCGGGTCGAGGGACGCGTCGTCGGGCACGAACTGCTGCCGTACGCGCTCGACAACGCGGTGGAGCACAACGACGCCGCGACCCCCCGCGTCGAGGTGACCGCCGAGCCCGAGGCCGGCACCGACCGGGTCACGCTCACGGTCGCCGACAACGGTCCGGGCCTCCCCGAGACGCAGGAGGCGTCCTGGCGACCGGGACGGAGACGCCGCTCTCTCACAGCACGGGGACGGGCCTGTGGCTCACCCAGTGGATAG